In the genome of Rhodoferax sp. BAB1, one region contains:
- the murF gene encoding UDP-N-acetylmuramoyl-tripeptide--D-alanyl-D-alanine ligase, with protein sequence MFNLQQAQPWLAGARLVGDGLVGVQRVHSDTRTLQHGDLFVALQGERFDGNSFLAQAQHAGAVAALCSDEAALRASGLSGLVVADSKLALGQLATGWRAQFKLPLIAVTGSNGKTTVTQMIAAILRAWKPQATLATEGNLNNEIGVPLTLLRLRGTHQQAVVELGMNHPGEIAQLAGMAQPTVALVNNAQREHLEFMATIEAVARENGSVISALGASGTAVFPADDAYSGLWLELAGARPHLSFAITSQTDAADLSCAPPQWMGTAWQVQARTPAGPLAYTLRVAGLHNVKNSLAAAACALAAGVPLSHIVLGLEAFEPVKGRSRALALQLGGRTLTLVDDSYNANPDSVRAAIEVLAGLPGPRLLVLGDMGEVGSEGPRFHAEVGAYARERGIEQLYALGEQTAQSVAHFQGGRHFDDVEALNAAVLQALPTLASVLVKGSRFMRMERVVQAVSAHAEQNKEEHHAA encoded by the coding sequence ATGTTCAACCTGCAGCAGGCCCAGCCTTGGCTGGCTGGTGCGCGCCTGGTCGGGGACGGCTTGGTCGGTGTGCAGCGTGTGCACAGCGACACGCGCACCCTGCAGCACGGCGATCTGTTTGTGGCGCTGCAGGGTGAGCGTTTCGACGGCAACAGCTTCCTGGCCCAGGCGCAGCATGCCGGCGCGGTGGCCGCGCTGTGCAGCGACGAGGCGGCACTGCGCGCCAGCGGCCTGAGTGGACTGGTGGTGGCCGACAGCAAGCTGGCACTGGGGCAACTGGCCACGGGCTGGCGCGCTCAGTTCAAGCTGCCGCTGATCGCCGTCACGGGCAGCAACGGCAAGACCACGGTGACGCAGATGATCGCGGCGATCCTGCGGGCCTGGAAACCGCAGGCCACGCTGGCCACCGAAGGCAATCTGAACAACGAGATCGGCGTGCCGCTCACGCTGCTGCGCCTGCGCGGCACGCACCAGCAGGCGGTGGTCGAACTCGGCATGAACCACCCGGGCGAGATCGCCCAGCTGGCCGGCATGGCCCAACCCACGGTGGCGCTGGTCAACAACGCACAACGCGAGCACCTGGAATTCATGGCCACCATCGAGGCCGTGGCGCGCGAGAACGGCTCGGTGATCTCGGCGCTGGGGGCCAGCGGCACGGCCGTGTTCCCGGCGGACGATGCGTACAGCGGCCTGTGGCTTGAACTGGCGGGCGCCCGGCCGCATCTGAGCTTCGCGATCACGTCGCAGACCGATGCAGCCGATCTCAGTTGTGCTCCGCCGCAATGGATGGGCACGGCCTGGCAGGTCCAGGCGCGCACGCCGGCCGGACCTCTGGCGTACACGCTGCGCGTGGCCGGCCTGCACAACGTCAAGAACTCCCTGGCTGCTGCCGCCTGCGCACTGGCCGCCGGTGTGCCCCTGTCCCACATCGTGCTCGGGCTGGAGGCCTTCGAGCCGGTCAAGGGCCGGTCACGGGCGCTGGCCCTGCAGCTCGGTGGCCGCACCCTGACCCTGGTGGATGACAGCTACAACGCCAACCCGGATTCGGTGCGCGCGGCCATCGAGGTGCTGGCCGGCCTGCCCGGTCCGCGCCTGCTGGTGCTGGGCGACATGGGCGAGGTCGGCAGCGAGGGCCCGCGTTTCCATGCCGAGGTCGGCGCCTATGCGCGCGAGCGCGGCATCGAGCAGCTCTACGCCCTGGGCGAGCAGACGGCGCAGAGTGTGGCGCATTTCCAGGGCGGCCGTCATTTCGACGACGTCGAGGCCCTGAACGCCGCCGTGCTGCAGGCCTTGCCGACGCTCGCGAGTGTGCTGGTCAAGGGCTCGCGTTTCATGCGCATGGAGCGGGTGGTGCAGGCCGTGAGTGCCCACGCCGAACAGAACAAGGAAGAACATCATGCTGCTTAG
- a CDS encoding UDP-N-acetylmuramoyl-L-alanyl-D-glutamate--2,6-diaminopimelate ligase: MVTLLQTPVQAAQWLQGRVRGTLQTDSRQVGAGDGFIAWPGAARDARQFVPGALAQGALACLVERDGVEPYGFVDERVASYPGLKAASGPIAAAYYEQPSQQIDVLAVTGTNGKTSTSWWLAQALQALSPPLPCGLIGTLGVGRVPAPGAPEDTSIVSTGLTTPDPVLLQQTLRRFADEGLVACAIEASSIGIAERRLDGTHIRTAIFTNFTQDHLDYHGSMAAYWLAKAGLFDWPGLRAAVINLDDPKGVELAATLSARALDVWTVSLRREAGARLSAQDIRMGSQGVHFTVCEGGERIALATQALGDYNVSNLLGVIATLRTLGVSLAAAVEACRVLRPVPGRMEFQGGDGLPLAVVDYAHTPDALAQVLQALRPLAEQRGGRLWCVFGCGGDRDPHKRPLMGAAAARHADRVVLTNDNPRSEAPEAIVAQIRPGLAGLGATEIVFDRAQAITGALRQAAANDVVLVAGKGHEDYQETAGVRLPFSDRQQVGLALQARRLGAAA; encoded by the coding sequence ATGGTGACCCTGCTGCAGACCCCGGTCCAGGCCGCCCAGTGGCTGCAGGGCCGCGTGCGTGGCACGCTGCAGACCGACAGCCGGCAGGTGGGGGCGGGCGACGGTTTCATCGCCTGGCCCGGTGCCGCGCGTGACGCTCGCCAGTTCGTGCCGGGTGCGCTGGCGCAGGGCGCGCTGGCCTGTCTGGTCGAGCGGGACGGCGTCGAGCCCTACGGTTTTGTCGATGAGCGCGTCGCGAGTTACCCGGGGCTGAAAGCCGCCAGCGGTCCGATCGCTGCGGCCTACTACGAACAGCCTTCGCAGCAGATCGATGTCCTGGCCGTCACCGGGACCAATGGCAAGACCTCCACCAGCTGGTGGCTGGCCCAGGCGCTGCAGGCCCTGAGTCCGCCGCTGCCCTGTGGCCTGATCGGCACCCTGGGGGTGGGCCGTGTGCCGGCGCCTGGCGCACCCGAAGACACGTCCATCGTCAGTACCGGCCTGACCACACCCGACCCGGTGCTGCTGCAGCAGACCCTGCGCCGTTTTGCCGACGAGGGGCTGGTCGCCTGCGCCATCGAGGCCTCGTCCATCGGCATCGCCGAGCGACGCCTGGACGGCACGCACATCCGCACCGCCATCTTCACCAATTTCACGCAGGACCATCTCGATTACCACGGCAGCATGGCCGCCTACTGGTTGGCCAAGGCCGGGCTGTTCGACTGGCCAGGCCTGCGCGCCGCCGTCATCAACCTCGACGACCCGAAGGGTGTCGAGCTGGCCGCGACCCTGTCCGCGCGGGCCCTCGATGTGTGGACGGTATCGCTGCGCCGCGAGGCGGGTGCGCGGCTGAGCGCGCAGGACATCCGCATGGGCAGCCAGGGTGTGCACTTCACCGTCTGCGAAGGCGGCGAGCGCATCGCGCTGGCCACGCAGGCCCTCGGCGACTACAACGTCAGCAACCTGCTGGGCGTCATCGCCACGCTGCGCACGCTGGGCGTGTCGCTGGCCGCCGCCGTCGAGGCCTGCCGCGTGCTGCGTCCGGTGCCGGGCCGCATGGAGTTCCAGGGCGGCGACGGATTGCCGCTGGCCGTGGTCGATTACGCGCACACCCCCGATGCGCTGGCCCAGGTGCTACAGGCCCTGCGTCCGCTGGCCGAGCAGCGTGGCGGCCGGCTGTGGTGCGTGTTCGGCTGCGGCGGTGACCGCGATCCGCACAAACGCCCGCTCATGGGGGCGGCCGCGGCGCGGCATGCCGACCGCGTGGTACTGACCAATGACAACCCGCGCAGCGAGGCCCCCGAGGCCATCGTGGCGCAGATCCGCCCGGGGCTGGCCGGCCTGGGCGCGACGGAGATCGTGTTCGATCGTGCGCAGGCCATCACCGGTGCGCTGCGCCAGGCTGCGGCGAACGACGTGGTGCTGGTGGCCGGCAAAGGCCACGAGGACTACCAGGAAACGGCGGGCGTGCGCCTGCCTTTTTCCGACCGGCAGCAGGTGGGCCTGGCGCTGCAGGCGCGCAGGCTGGGGGCAGCGGCATGA
- a CDS encoding penicillin-binding protein 2, whose amino-acid sequence MSSRGIQYTSSPLLASRTPVWRSKFVVAMIALAFVVLAGRAAYIQVLSNDFFQKQGQVRFARTLELPANRGRILDRNGQILATSVLAPSIWAIPEDIERDPKQLQRLARLLEMPLSDLNRKLEDEDKTFVWLKRQVDEGVAKQIAALEIKGVYQRKEYKRQYPEGEVAAHLVGFTNVEDHGQEGVELAFNQTLAGKPGSRRVIKDRLGSVIEAVGAQVPPVEGRDVQLSIDSKIQFFAYQRLKQAVREHQAKAGSVVVLDAQTGEMLALANYPSYTPGKRQGFKDALRNRALTDSFEPGSTVKPFVAALALEKGVVSPSSTIQLSSSGRMNVGNATISDTHAHAMLTLNEVVQKSSNIGMVKLALQMPARDLWEMYSQVGFGQRPQLPFPGAVSGRLRPWKTWKPIEHATMSYGYGLSLSLVQLAHAYTVFAHDGEIIPVTLQKAQGPVSGVRLLQARHARAVRHMLQLATGPGGTAPKAQTMGYSVGGKTGTARKQEGRGYADKKYRSFFVGLAPVAKPRIIVAVMIDEPDAGKYYGGDVAAPVFSETVQQTLHLLGVQPDIEVTPQIVAQAGEGLAW is encoded by the coding sequence ATGAGCAGTCGCGGCATCCAGTACACCTCCAGCCCGCTGCTGGCCAGCCGCACGCCGGTGTGGCGCAGCAAGTTCGTGGTGGCCATGATCGCGCTGGCCTTCGTGGTGCTGGCCGGGCGCGCGGCCTACATCCAGGTGCTGTCCAACGACTTTTTCCAGAAACAGGGCCAGGTGCGTTTTGCGCGCACGCTGGAGCTGCCGGCCAATCGCGGCCGCATCCTGGACCGCAACGGCCAGATCCTCGCCACCAGCGTGCTGGCGCCCAGCATCTGGGCCATCCCCGAGGACATCGAGCGTGACCCGAAACAGCTGCAGCGCCTGGCGCGGCTGCTGGAGATGCCGCTGTCCGATCTCAACCGCAAGCTGGAGGACGAGGACAAGACCTTCGTCTGGCTCAAGCGCCAGGTTGATGAGGGCGTGGCGAAGCAGATCGCCGCGCTGGAGATCAAGGGCGTCTACCAGCGCAAGGAGTACAAGCGCCAGTACCCCGAGGGTGAGGTCGCCGCGCACCTGGTGGGTTTCACGAACGTGGAGGACCATGGCCAGGAGGGCGTGGAACTGGCCTTCAACCAGACGCTGGCCGGCAAACCCGGCTCGCGCCGTGTCATCAAGGACCGCCTGGGCAGCGTGATCGAGGCGGTGGGTGCGCAGGTGCCGCCGGTCGAGGGGCGCGACGTGCAGCTGTCCATCGACAGCAAGATCCAGTTCTTCGCCTATCAGCGCCTCAAGCAGGCGGTGCGCGAGCACCAGGCCAAGGCCGGCAGCGTGGTCGTGCTGGACGCCCAGACCGGCGAGATGCTGGCGCTGGCCAACTACCCCAGCTACACACCGGGCAAGCGCCAGGGTTTCAAGGATGCCTTGCGCAACCGCGCGCTGACCGATTCCTTCGAGCCTGGTTCGACCGTCAAGCCCTTTGTGGCCGCGCTGGCGCTGGAGAAGGGCGTGGTGTCACCTTCGAGCACGATCCAGCTCAGCAGCAGCGGACGCATGAACGTGGGCAACGCCACCATCAGCGACACCCACGCGCATGCGATGCTGACCCTCAACGAAGTGGTGCAGAAGTCCAGCAACATCGGCATGGTCAAGCTGGCCCTGCAGATGCCGGCGCGCGACCTGTGGGAGATGTACAGCCAGGTCGGTTTCGGCCAGCGGCCCCAACTGCCCTTCCCGGGCGCCGTCAGCGGCCGCCTGCGGCCCTGGAAGACCTGGAAGCCCATCGAGCACGCCACCATGAGCTATGGCTACGGCCTGTCGCTGAGCCTGGTGCAGCTGGCCCACGCCTACACGGTGTTCGCCCACGACGGCGAGATCATCCCCGTCACCCTGCAGAAGGCGCAGGGCCCGGTCAGTGGCGTGCGCCTGCTGCAGGCGCGTCACGCCCGCGCCGTGCGCCACATGCTGCAGCTGGCCACCGGGCCGGGCGGCACCGCGCCCAAGGCGCAGACCATGGGCTACTCGGTGGGCGGCAAGACCGGCACCGCGCGCAAGCAGGAAGGCCGGGGTTACGCCGACAAGAAATACCGCAGCTTCTTCGTGGGCCTGGCGCCGGTCGCCAAGCCGCGCATCATCGTGGCCGTCATGATCGACGAGCCCGATGCCGGCAAGTACTACGGCGGCGACGTGGCCGCCCCCGTGTTCAGCGAAACCGTGCAGCAGACCCTGCACCTGCTGGGCGTGCAGCCCGACATCGAGGTCACGCCGCAGATCGTGGCGCAGGCCGGGGAGGGTCTCGCATGGTGA